One window from the genome of Thermaerobacter marianensis DSM 12885 encodes:
- a CDS encoding sulfite exporter TauE/SafE family protein: protein MGVGRGADALAFPWAALVAGATGILSGLSIGGGSLLVPALVLLLDVPQHVAQGVVLATFPAVALVAAWIHWRQGFLRWQLALRVTAGSALGAWLGARLGIGAPEALLRRLFGLYLVAIGLYALYRSRR, encoded by the coding sequence GTGGGGGTAGGAAGGGGGGCGGACGCGCTGGCGTTCCCCTGGGCGGCGCTGGTGGCGGGTGCCACGGGCATCTTGAGTGGGCTTTCCATCGGCGGCGGGTCGCTGCTGGTGCCGGCGCTGGTGCTGCTGCTGGACGTGCCCCAGCACGTGGCCCAGGGCGTGGTCCTGGCCACCTTTCCCGCCGTGGCCCTGGTCGCGGCGTGGATCCACTGGCGCCAGGGCTTCCTGCGGTGGCAGCTGGCGTTGCGGGTGACGGCCGGCAGCGCCCTGGGCGCGTGGCTCGGTGCCCGCCTGGGGATCGGCGCGCCCGAAGCGCTGCTCCGGCGGCTCTTCGGGTTGTACCTGGTGGCCATCGGCCTCTACGCCCTCTACCGCAGCCGCCGCTAG